The Populus alba chromosome 6, ASM523922v2, whole genome shotgun sequence genome contains a region encoding:
- the LOC118046166 gene encoding LOW QUALITY PROTEIN: F-box protein CPR1-like (The sequence of the model RefSeq protein was modified relative to this genomic sequence to represent the inferred CDS: inserted 2 bases in 1 codon), which translates to MSRIPHEIIHDILLQLPVKSLVRFRSLSKPICSLIDGPDFINLHLNHSTTTKSNHSIILKEWDLFAVDFDALSDAVEVKHHPLYSGGGTEVIGSVNGLVFLRRSETNIAVYNLSTRECKKCYVAETEIPRRDMTTGYVYYGFGYDSYGDDYKVVRMAQFVRXEDGGGDGVVLGCEYEVKVYSLKNDKWKKIEGLPIRLRLLSKPFFHILNRRGYGVFAGHALHWIVPQRRQLGIRDCVLGFDIRDDKFFELPQPDYENKGMNFQVDVGVLEGNLCVMCNYEHVCVDVWVMKEYGVKESWCKMFSVHAIKWIGAFMFLRPLVYSKGGDMVLLEVNGEKLLWYDWKTKHAKVVRVRGGPRSFGSEMYVESLIRINDGDRIGWKKQQELDEEEEEKRKTNRNKRDDFLSVGFKLKL; encoded by the exons ATGTCGAGAATCCCACACGAAATTATTCACGACATTTTGCTTCAACTTCCGGTGAAATCCCTCGTCCGTTTCCGATCTCTATCGAAGCCAATTTGTTCCTTAATCGACGGCCCGGATTTCATCAATCTCCATCTAAACCATTCTACCACTACCAAATCTAATCACAGTATCATCCTGAAAGAGTGGGATCTTTTCGCTGTTGATTTTGATGCTTTATCTGATGCGGTGGAGGTTAAACATCATCCCCTTTATTCCGGTGGTGGAACGGAGGTTATTGGTTCGGTTAATGGGTTGGTGTTTTTGAGACGTTCTGAGACAAATATTGCTGTGTATAATTTGTCTACAAGGGAGTGTAAGAAGTGTTATGTGGCGGAAACTGAGATTCCAAGGCGGGATATGACAACTGGGTATGTTTATTATGGGTTTGGTTATGATTCTTATGGTGATGATTACAAAGTGGTGAGAATGGCACAGTTCGTTAG AGAAGATGGCGGCGGCGATGGTGTGGTTTTGGGTTGCGAGTATGAAGTTAAGGTTTATAGTTTAAAGAATGATAAGTGGAAGAAGATTGAGGGTTTGCCGATTCGGCTGAGGTTATTAAGCAAGcccttttttcatattttgaataGGAGAGGGTATGGTGTTTTTGCAGGTCACGCTTTGCATTGGATTGTCCCGCAAAGGCGTCAACTTGGTATTAGAGATTGTGTTCTTGGTTTTGATATTAGGGATGATAAGTTTTTCGAATTGCCGCAGCCGGATTATGAGAACAAGGGTATGAACTTTCAGGTTGATGTTGGGGTTCTAGAGGGGAATTTGTGTGTAATGTGTAATTATGAGCATGTTTGTGTTGATGTGTGGGTTATGAAAGAATATGGCGTGAAGGAATCTTGGTGTAAGATGTTTTCGGTTCATGCGATTAAGTGGATTGgtgcttttatgtttttgagaCCTTTGGTTTATTCGAAAGGTGGTGATATGGTGTTATTGGAAGTGAATGGTGAGAAGCTATTGTGGTATGATTGGAAAACTAAGCATGCTAAGGTTGTAAGGGTTCGTGGTGGACCGAGGTCGTTTGGTTCTGAGATGTATGTGGAAAGCCTTATTAGGATTAATGATGGTGATCGAATTGGATGGAAGAAGCAACAAGAGCtagatgaggaggaggaggagaagaggaagacaaataggaataaaag GGATGATTTCCTTTCTGTGGGGTTCAAACTGAAGTTGTAA
- the LOC118046152 gene encoding uncharacterized protein, with protein sequence MGLVNLSLDIEELWNEWQIRSLMLIGLLLQVILTILGERRKYTVGFGGDFLWLAYLSADSVAMFSLGILARSVANSTNPNLIPVFWAPILLVHIGGPGTISAYSMHEVDKLLINHLLQLVTRVGVVGYVLFRLRENSFMLVAIPIFISGMIKYGERIWVFKRNKESNNLSPQPSAKLPCIHIEDIFSITESSREVRYLHEARLLFNTSKMLFQNLDLVNFDQEITYDLVSEKKAEEAFQLTEIELGLKYDRLYSKVATISWHRFILRSVTFLSSIFALVSFSIMIKSKSDYSKNDRIISYVLLSGVVCLESYSIIGHLFSDWTRIWLSSWENFFPNLYRTCCLSLLQYFSRKRKRWSRLMGQHNLISALSKKPVNKLRKKYFPGTWNIHSRVDVDKDLKELIFKQVKYKRSRYDPDTNDFPVLLKLLEERGREALQSKDCIGKFGWSVDRVEFSHSLLTWHIATHVCYIDDSRKNGFAKDQNCAMSTSLSNYMLATELSGTRYTDTRIHLHRLLFIRNTHKEADKKLSMDKLDTLSFPKDQVKAFFYELLRRPSTMLGEIEEQQEEKSALLDGCMLAMSLQSLKTRDGWSNEKKWEMISEVWVEMLMYAASHCGWKEHADALGRGGELLTHVCILMAHLGLSKQCPPEVSKQLAGQSKRLRDFTARIVSMSLKLD encoded by the exons ATGGGCTTAGTAAATTTGTCTCTAGATATTGAAGAACTATGGAATGAATGGCAGATTCGCTCATTAATGTTAATTGGTCTCCTTCTTCAAGTCATCCTCACCATTTTAGGAGAACGACGGAAGTATACTGTTGGGTTCGGCGGGGATTTTCTTTGGTTAGCATACTTGTCCGCAGATTCGGTGGCAATGTTTTCATTGGGAATCCTTGCTCGCAGCGTAGCCAACTCCACAAACCCGAACTTGATTCCAGTGTTTTGGGCACCAATCCTTCTAGTTCACATTGGTGGCCCTGGAACTATCTCTGCTTATTCAATGCATGAAGTCGACAAATTATTGATAAATCACCTTCTTCAGCTAGTAACTCGAGTTGGAGTGGTTGGTTATGTCTTGTTCAGGTTGAGAGAAAATTCCTTCATGTTGGTAGCCATTCCTATCTTTATTTCAGGAATGATCAAGTATGGTGAAAGGATTTGGGTTTTCAAAAGAAACAAGGAATCCAATAACTTGTCACCGCAACCTTCTGCAAAACTACCTTGCATCCACATTGAAGATATATTTTCCATCACCGAAAGTTCAAGAGAGGTCAGATATCTTCATGAAGCTCGTCTTTTGTTCAATACGTCTAAGATGCTGTTCCAAAATCTTGATCTCGTCAATTTCGATCAAGAAATCACCTATGATTTGGTTTCTGAAAAGAAAGCCGAGGAAGCCTTCCAGTTGACAGAAATTGAGCTGGGACTCAAGTATGATCGCCTTTATTCTAAGGTGGCAACGATTTCCTGGCATCGCTTCATTCTCCGCTCAGTCACTTTCTTATCCTCTATTTTTGCTTTAGTTTCCTTCTCAATAATGATAAAAAGCAAGAGTGACTATTCGAAAAACGATAGAATTATATCTTACGTGTTGCTGAGTGGAGTTGTCTGTCTTGAAAGTTACTCTATCATTGGGCATCTCTTTTCCGACTGGACTAGGATTTGGCTTAGTAGTTGGGAAAATTTTTTTCCTAATCTCTATCGAACCTGTTGTCTTTCTCtgctacaatatttttccaGGAAGCGCAAAAGATGGTCAAGATTAATGGGACAACACAACCTAATAAGTGCTCTATCAAAGAAACCAGTGAACAAGCTTCGTAAGAAGTACTTTCCAGGGACTTGGAACATTCATAGCAGAGTGGATGTGGACAAGGATTTAAAAGAATTGATCTTCAAACAAGTCAAGTATAAACGTTCAAGGTACGATCCCGATACCAATGATTTCCCTGTCCTCCTCAAGCTTTTGGAAGAGAGAGGTCGCGAGGCACTTCAAAGCAAGGATTGCATCGGTAAATTTGGATGGAGTGTGGATCGTGTAGAATTCAGTCATAGCCTCCTCACTTGGCACATTGCTACTCATGTTTGTTACATTGACGATTCCAGGAAGAACGGTTTTGCCAAGGATCAAAATTGCGCAATGAGCACATCATTATCTAACTACATGTTGGCGACAGAGCTCAGCGGAACAAGGTATACTGATACTAGAATTCATTTGCATCGTCTCCTATTCATCAGGAATACTCATAAAGAAGCGGACAAAAAACTTTCCATGGATAAATTGGATACATTATCGTTTCCCAAAGATCAAGTGAAAGCATTTTTCTATGAATTGCTTCGAAGGCCGTCTACCATGTTAGGGGAAATTGAAGAGCAACAGGAAGAAAAGTCAGCCCTACTAGATGGTTGCATGCTTGCTATGTCATTGCAGTCATTGAAGACACGGGATGGTTggtcaaatgaaaagaaatgggAAATGATAAGTGAAGTGTGGGTGGAAATGCTGATGTATGCTGCAAGTCATTGTGGATGGAAGGAGCATGCTGATGCACTTGGCCGAGGTGGGGAGCTACTCACTCATGTGTGTATTCTCATGGCACATCTCGGTTTAAGCAAGCAATGTCCACCTGAAGTAAGTAAACAATTAGCTGGTCAGTCTAAAAGGCTTCGTGATTTTACGGCCCGTATCGTCTCAATGAG tttaaaacttgattaa